One Bifidobacterium angulatum DSM 20098 = JCM 7096 DNA window includes the following coding sequences:
- the bsh gene encoding choloylglycine hydrolase has protein sequence MCTGIRFIDAEGNMVFGRNLDWSFSYGESILVTPRGFSCDYTYGGTDKHPAAVIGVGVEMNGMPMYFDCANENGLAIAGLNFPGYASFASEPEQGRVNILTGEFPLWVARNFNTVDEVEQALANVTLVSPDDPKRPKSFLHWLIGDAKRSIVVEQMADGMHIHHDDIDVLANQPTFDWHMENLRNYMNVGSDMAEPTAWGKHTLTAWGAGVSMHGLPGDVSSPSRFVRVAYANTHYPVQSGETANIARLFHTLASVQMVEGMAKMADGKYERTLFTSGYYAKTNAYYMNTYEDPAIRKYAFADYDLESAELIRA, from the coding sequence ATGTGCACTGGCATTCGTTTCATTGACGCCGAAGGCAATATGGTATTCGGGCGTAATCTTGATTGGAGTTTCTCGTATGGCGAGTCCATTCTGGTGACGCCGCGTGGATTCTCCTGCGACTACACCTACGGTGGAACCGACAAGCATCCCGCCGCCGTAATCGGCGTCGGCGTGGAGATGAACGGCATGCCCATGTATTTCGATTGCGCCAACGAAAACGGTCTTGCCATAGCTGGGCTGAACTTCCCCGGCTATGCATCGTTCGCTTCCGAGCCGGAACAGGGGCGCGTCAACATCCTCACCGGCGAGTTCCCGCTATGGGTCGCGCGTAATTTCAATACGGTTGATGAGGTCGAACAGGCGTTGGCAAACGTCACACTTGTATCGCCGGACGATCCCAAGCGCCCCAAGTCGTTCCTGCACTGGCTGATCGGCGATGCCAAGCGCAGCATCGTTGTCGAGCAGATGGCGGACGGCATGCACATCCATCATGATGACATCGATGTGCTTGCCAACCAGCCGACGTTCGATTGGCACATGGAGAATCTGCGCAACTATATGAATGTGGGCAGCGATATGGCCGAGCCCACCGCATGGGGCAAGCATACCCTTACCGCATGGGGAGCCGGCGTAAGCATGCATGGCCTTCCCGGCGATGTGAGTTCGCCCTCCCGTTTTGTGCGTGTGGCCTATGCTAATACTCATTACCCGGTGCAGAGCGGTGAAACCGCGAACATCGCGCGTCTGTTCCACACGCTCGCCTCCGTGCAGATGGTCGAGGGCATGGCGAAGATGGCGGACGGCAAGTACGAGAGGACGCTGTTCACCAGCGGCTACTATGCCAAGACCAACGCCTACTATATGAACACCTATGAGGATCCCGCCATCCGGAAGTACGCCTTTGCCGACTACGATCTCGAATCGGCGGAACTCATCAGGGCGTAG
- a CDS encoding Pr6Pr family membrane protein codes for MYIHSRAASVVYKIILALVGISALLYEVGFGYGYFRSVFFCYFTNLSNIAVVAYLWAAAVAALRKDSTWPEPWQPKLKHALMLAITVTWLVAHFLLDHGGVFKGGTFHWTSLVLHYIVPIGMILDWLLFDRKGTMSKFEPPCWIAFPLAYLACIMVGVWCFGLYVRVDDHSRWPYDFIDFDKHGVPGVALTVLLLIVGFVILGYVYMLVDHLMDRTASNTLPAKS; via the coding sequence ATGTACATTCACTCAAGAGCGGCATCCGTCGTCTATAAAATCATCCTGGCATTGGTCGGCATTTCGGCATTGCTATACGAGGTCGGCTTTGGCTACGGATATTTCAGAAGCGTGTTCTTCTGCTATTTCACCAATCTCAGCAACATCGCCGTAGTCGCATACCTGTGGGCCGCCGCTGTGGCGGCGCTGCGTAAGGACTCCACGTGGCCGGAGCCCTGGCAGCCAAAGCTCAAGCATGCGCTTATGCTCGCCATCACCGTCACATGGCTGGTTGCGCATTTTCTGCTCGACCATGGCGGCGTTTTCAAAGGCGGAACGTTCCACTGGACTTCCCTGGTGCTGCACTACATCGTTCCGATCGGCATGATTCTCGATTGGCTGCTGTTCGACCGCAAGGGCACGATGAGCAAGTTCGAACCGCCATGCTGGATTGCCTTCCCTTTGGCGTATCTGGCGTGCATCATGGTCGGCGTATGGTGCTTCGGCCTGTATGTCAGAGTCGATGATCATAGTCGCTGGCCCTATGACTTCATCGATTTCGACAAGCATGGCGTTCCCGGGGTGGCGTTGACGGTGCTGCTGCTGATCGTCGGTTTCGTCATTCTGGGCTACGTATACATGCTCGTCGATCATCTGATGGATCGTACGGCGTCGAATACCCTGCCAGCGAAATCCTGA
- a CDS encoding aspartate aminotransferase family protein, with the protein MKLQDTGLTFEDIKGKVNKYMIETYERFDFLADHAKGVYMYDENNTPYLDFYAGIAVNAVGNCNEKVVKAVQDQAATLMQTFNYPYTVPQALLAEKICTAIGMDKIFYQNSGTEANEAMIKMARKYGVEKYGPEKYHIVTARESFHGRTFGAMSATGQPDNACQIGFGPMTEGFSYAPFNDLEAFKAACTENTIGIMVEPVQGEGGVHPATQEFLQGLREFCDEKGILLLLDEVQSGWGRTGALMSYMNYGIKPDIVSMAKAMGGGMPIGAICATEEVSKAFTMGSHGTTFGGHPVCCAASLAAVTEIIDRDLPGNAKKVGAYFIDKLSKLPHVKEARGQGLFVGVEFDGTINAVDVKHGCFDRKLLITAIGKDVIRMVPPLIITEEDVDKAVAIIADTIDSLSK; encoded by the coding sequence ATGAAGCTGCAGGATACCGGACTGACGTTCGAAGACATCAAGGGCAAGGTCAACAAGTACATGATCGAGACCTATGAGCGTTTCGATTTTCTGGCGGACCATGCCAAAGGCGTCTACATGTACGACGAGAACAACACCCCGTATCTTGATTTCTACGCAGGCATCGCGGTCAATGCGGTCGGCAACTGCAATGAGAAGGTCGTCAAGGCGGTGCAGGATCAAGCCGCCACGCTGATGCAGACCTTCAATTACCCATACACCGTTCCGCAGGCGCTGCTCGCCGAGAAGATCTGCACGGCCATCGGCATGGACAAGATCTTCTATCAGAATTCCGGTACCGAGGCCAATGAAGCCATGATCAAGATGGCCCGTAAATACGGTGTGGAAAAGTACGGCCCGGAAAAGTACCATATCGTCACCGCCCGTGAATCCTTCCACGGCCGCACCTTCGGTGCCATGTCCGCAACCGGCCAGCCTGACAATGCATGCCAGATCGGCTTCGGGCCGATGACCGAAGGCTTCTCCTATGCGCCGTTCAACGATCTTGAGGCATTCAAGGCGGCATGTACCGAGAACACCATCGGCATCATGGTCGAGCCGGTGCAGGGCGAAGGCGGCGTGCACCCCGCAACCCAGGAATTCCTGCAGGGTCTGCGCGAGTTCTGCGACGAAAAAGGCATCCTGCTGCTGCTCGATGAAGTGCAATCCGGTTGGGGCCGTACCGGCGCGCTCATGTCCTACATGAACTATGGCATCAAGCCCGATATCGTCTCCATGGCCAAGGCCATGGGCGGCGGCATGCCGATCGGCGCCATCTGCGCCACCGAAGAGGTGTCCAAGGCGTTCACCATGGGATCGCACGGCACCACCTTCGGAGGCCACCCGGTCTGCTGCGCAGCCTCGCTCGCCGCCGTCACCGAAATCATCGACCGCGACCTGCCGGGCAATGCCAAGAAGGTCGGCGCATACTTCATCGACAAGCTTTCCAAGCTGCCTCACGTCAAGGAGGCCCGTGGCCAGGGCCTGTTCGTCGGCGTCGAATTCGACGGCACTATCAACGCCGTCGATGTCAAGCACGGCTGCTTCGACCGCAAGCTGCTGATCACCGCCATCGGCAAGGATGTCATCCGCATGGTTCCGCCGCTGATCATCACCGAAGAGGACGTGGACAAGGCCGTCGCCATCATCGCCGACACGATCGACTCCCTCTCCAAGTGA
- a CDS encoding PucR family transcriptional regulator: protein MALELQELLGDCPETGLELLAGSDGLSHRITWVHVLESTMLSDYLGGDELILTTGVALHDDADLLSYVRALYAKGVAGVAIDTGHYIAEIPETVTTFCEEHAFPLFAIPRDVPFESIVRPLCRRLIDEETHDRMIGEAFRNAVSFPERQELYISALSEFHFEIEWRYAVIVVRIDDFVEDPYRRIDMVNETIKKYLRKRIRFSATYGEWEQIVAVVHCENPEELRNVGQGVLDVVQRALRGPETASIGVGKLTQSIRCICKSHRQAESILKLHARGKLNDRINFFDDLGAYRVLLGVEDPEISQEYYRQVLGPLVEYDRENDSDLTDVLRSYLDHNGSVKDTAENLFVHRNTVNYKIAKAGQILCMDLSSLDDRLQIMLGYMLMDMM, encoded by the coding sequence ATGGCATTGGAACTGCAGGAGCTTCTTGGTGACTGCCCCGAGACAGGGCTCGAACTGCTGGCCGGAAGCGATGGATTGTCACACCGGATCACTTGGGTGCATGTGCTGGAGTCCACCATGCTGAGTGACTATCTTGGCGGCGACGAGCTGATCCTCACCACCGGTGTAGCGCTGCACGACGACGCGGACCTGCTTTCCTACGTAAGGGCCCTCTACGCGAAAGGCGTAGCCGGAGTGGCCATAGACACAGGTCATTACATCGCCGAAATCCCCGAAACGGTAACGACGTTCTGCGAGGAGCACGCCTTCCCCCTATTCGCCATCCCCCGCGACGTTCCCTTCGAAAGCATCGTGCGCCCGCTATGCCGTCGCCTTATCGACGAGGAGACCCACGACCGCATGATCGGCGAAGCCTTCAGAAACGCCGTCTCGTTTCCCGAACGGCAGGAACTGTACATTTCCGCGCTCTCCGAGTTCCATTTCGAAATCGAATGGCGGTATGCCGTCATTGTCGTCAGAATCGACGATTTCGTCGAAGACCCCTATCGTCGCATTGACATGGTCAATGAGACCATCAAAAAGTATCTGCGCAAACGCATTCGATTCAGTGCGACATATGGCGAATGGGAGCAGATCGTCGCCGTCGTGCATTGCGAGAACCCCGAAGAGCTACGCAATGTCGGGCAAGGCGTACTGGATGTCGTGCAACGCGCGTTACGCGGGCCGGAGACCGCTTCCATCGGCGTCGGCAAATTGACGCAAAGCATCCGATGCATCTGCAAAAGCCACCGACAAGCCGAATCCATCCTCAAATTACATGCACGCGGCAAGCTGAACGATCGAATCAACTTCTTCGACGATCTGGGCGCGTACCGTGTGCTGCTCGGTGTGGAAGACCCCGAAATATCGCAGGAATACTACAGGCAGGTGCTGGGACCGCTCGTCGAATACGACCGGGAGAACGATTCCGATCTCACCGACGTGCTGCGCAGCTATCTCGATCATAACGGCAGCGTCAAGGACACCGCGGAGAACCTGTTCGTCCACCGCAATACCGTGAATTACAAAATCGCCAAAGCCGGTCAGATCCTATGCATGGATCTGTCAAGCCTGGATGACCGGCTGCAAATCATGCTGGGCTACATGCTTATGGACATGATGTGA
- a CDS encoding bifunctional amino acid transporter/iron-containing alcohol dehydrogenase, with protein METHTRTTSKFNKAFSSMDILMIAFGAMIGWGWVVSTGDWIGTAGVIGAMLGFILGGVMIFFIGMTYAELTPAMPECGGEHVFSMRAMGPVGSFVCTWAIILGYVSVVCFEACALPTIITYVWPQFLQGYLYTVAGFDIYATWLATAIVFAIFITVINIMGAKTAAKLQNILTLAIGAAGILLIAASVVTGNPSNLDGQMFAGSGMQGMMGTIIKVAAVSPFFFIGFDVIPQAAEEINVPLKKIGKILILSIVLGVTFYALIIFSVGYVMNSGQIAASYNGSGLVTADAMANAFHSTIMAKVLILAGMCGIITSWNSFMIGGSRAMYSMAESYMIPRFFARLHPKTNTPYIAILVVGLLSVLAPFAGRKMLVWIVDAGNFGCILAYCMVSSSFIILHVKEPTMPRPYKVKHWKFIGAMAVLMSAIMIMLYVFPGTGVTLVPQEWAMVAGWTLLGVVFFVFSKLVYKEKFGYYAQLAVSESAKTEEQEETTAAARATSAIMAAEVSGLDEWSRGFDYFLPINLVFGQGKVEQVGKIAAAHGTTAMIVTGGSSVKRTGTYDRVRALLEREGMHTVLFDQVTPNPLTTTVEEGAKLAIAQHADVVIGLGGGSAMDAAKGIAFMACNEGGVSEYIYGDRSSSKALPIIQVPTTFGTGSESNGFAVMTNPDNGDKKSLRSPALVATASIVDPDLMRTMPSSVIAANGCDMLCHCIEAFTANNAQPFTDALALYAIPLIANNIVSLYRGEGTDEQWSKVCLAGTIGGMVINTAGITLGHAMEHPVSGLKDITHGRGLAAIEPVAIEATYRYNRFKFGRIARMLGGFTAEDCAPRMRTLLKSLDLDVTLGDLGIGKKDIPWLARNARKVSPGNLVNTPGSESTTSEESLEDLYASMI; from the coding sequence ATGGAAACGCACACAAGAACAACTTCGAAATTCAATAAGGCCTTCAGCTCCATGGATATTCTGATGATCGCCTTCGGCGCCATGATCGGATGGGGCTGGGTCGTCTCCACCGGCGACTGGATAGGGACAGCCGGTGTTATCGGCGCCATGCTGGGATTCATCCTTGGCGGCGTGATGATCTTCTTCATCGGCATGACCTACGCCGAGCTCACCCCCGCCATGCCGGAATGCGGCGGTGAGCATGTATTCAGCATGAGAGCCATGGGGCCTGTCGGCTCATTCGTCTGCACATGGGCCATCATCCTGGGCTATGTCAGCGTCGTGTGTTTCGAGGCATGCGCGCTGCCTACCATCATCACCTATGTGTGGCCGCAGTTCCTGCAAGGCTACCTGTACACCGTCGCAGGATTCGACATCTACGCCACTTGGCTGGCCACGGCCATCGTCTTCGCGATATTCATCACCGTGATCAATATCATGGGCGCGAAGACCGCGGCCAAGCTGCAGAACATTCTGACCCTCGCCATCGGCGCCGCGGGCATCCTGCTTATCGCGGCATCCGTTGTCACCGGCAACCCCTCGAATCTTGACGGGCAGATGTTCGCCGGCAGCGGCATGCAAGGCATGATGGGCACCATCATCAAAGTGGCCGCCGTCAGCCCGTTCTTCTTCATCGGATTCGATGTCATCCCGCAGGCCGCCGAAGAGATCAACGTGCCGTTGAAGAAAATCGGCAAGATCCTCATCCTTTCCATCGTTCTGGGCGTCACCTTCTACGCATTGATCATCTTCTCCGTGGGCTATGTCATGAACAGCGGCCAGATCGCGGCATCCTATAACGGCAGTGGATTGGTCACCGCCGATGCCATGGCCAACGCCTTCCACAGCACCATCATGGCGAAAGTGCTGATCCTGGCCGGCATGTGCGGCATCATCACCAGCTGGAACTCGTTCATGATCGGCGGCAGCCGCGCCATGTACTCCATGGCCGAGTCCTATATGATTCCACGATTCTTCGCGAGGCTGCATCCGAAGACCAACACCCCGTACATCGCCATTCTCGTCGTCGGTCTGCTCAGTGTGCTCGCCCCGTTCGCCGGCCGCAAGATGCTCGTCTGGATCGTGGATGCCGGCAACTTCGGCTGCATTCTCGCATACTGCATGGTGTCGTCGTCCTTCATCATCCTGCACGTGAAGGAACCGACCATGCCCCGTCCGTACAAGGTGAAGCATTGGAAGTTCATCGGCGCCATGGCAGTGCTCATGTCGGCCATCATGATCATGCTGTATGTCTTCCCGGGCACTGGTGTGACGCTCGTTCCGCAGGAATGGGCGATGGTCGCCGGCTGGACGCTGCTTGGCGTGGTGTTCTTCGTCTTCAGCAAGCTTGTCTACAAGGAGAAGTTCGGCTATTATGCCCAGCTTGCCGTAAGCGAATCCGCCAAGACCGAAGAGCAGGAGGAAACGACTGCGGCAGCACGTGCCACAAGCGCGATCATGGCCGCCGAAGTCAGCGGTCTGGACGAATGGAGCCGTGGTTTCGACTACTTCCTGCCGATCAACCTGGTTTTCGGGCAAGGCAAGGTCGAACAGGTCGGCAAGATCGCCGCCGCACATGGCACCACCGCGATGATCGTCACCGGAGGCAGCTCCGTCAAACGCACTGGAACCTACGACAGGGTACGTGCACTGCTTGAGCGTGAAGGCATGCATACCGTACTGTTCGATCAGGTCACTCCCAATCCGCTGACCACCACGGTGGAGGAAGGTGCGAAACTGGCCATAGCGCAGCATGCCGATGTCGTCATCGGACTTGGTGGAGGCAGCGCGATGGACGCGGCCAAGGGCATCGCCTTTATGGCGTGCAACGAGGGCGGCGTATCCGAGTACATCTATGGCGATCGATCTTCCAGCAAGGCCCTCCCGATCATTCAGGTGCCCACCACTTTCGGCACGGGATCGGAATCCAACGGGTTCGCGGTCATGACCAATCCCGATAACGGTGACAAGAAGTCGTTGCGAAGCCCGGCGCTCGTCGCCACGGCATCCATCGTCGATCCCGATCTCATGCGCACCATGCCCAGCAGCGTCATCGCCGCCAACGGATGCGACATGCTCTGCCACTGCATCGAGGCGTTCACCGCCAACAATGCGCAGCCGTTCACCGATGCCCTGGCGTTGTACGCGATTCCGCTGATCGCCAACAACATCGTAAGCCTGTATCGTGGCGAAGGCACGGACGAGCAGTGGTCCAAGGTCTGCCTGGCCGGCACCATCGGCGGCATGGTGATCAACACCGCAGGCATCACGCTGGGGCATGCCATGGAGCATCCGGTCAGCGGCCTGAAGGACATCACCCACGGTCGGGGGCTTGCAGCCATCGAGCCCGTGGCAATCGAGGCCACTTACCGTTATAACCGGTTCAAGTTCGGGCGCATCGCCAGAATGCTGGGCGGATTCACCGCAGAGGATTGCGCACCGCGTATGCGGACCTTGCTCAAGAGCCTCGACCTTGATGTGACATTGGGCGATCTTGGAATCGGAAAGAAGGATATTCCATGGTTGGCGCGGAACGCGAGAAAGGTTTCCCCAGGCAATCTGGTCAACACTCCGGGCTCTGAATCCACAACCTCCGAGGAATCCTTGGAGGACCTGTACGCTTCGATGATCTGA
- a CDS encoding cytidylate kinase-like family protein, which translates to MKHMVITIGCEYGAGGPEIGKMLAQALGIEYYDRDLVDKIVNDLDVDKELVEKADKATNVPYTFETTLGPRYANLTNRVISLQYQAMHKMAEKSSCVIIGRSANYLLHDRDDLINIFIYAPEEDRIRAVMEHQSVSEAKAREIISYNDERNRSRHQYITGTNRGDRSQRDLLINSSMLGWEKTCQYLLLLVEMMNE; encoded by the coding sequence ATGAAGCACATGGTCATCACCATCGGATGCGAATATGGCGCAGGAGGCCCCGAAATCGGCAAGATGCTCGCGCAGGCACTCGGCATCGAATACTACGACCGTGATCTGGTCGACAAAATCGTCAATGATCTGGACGTGGACAAGGAACTCGTGGAGAAGGCGGATAAGGCGACGAACGTCCCCTACACCTTTGAAACGACGCTCGGCCCCCGATACGCGAACCTGACGAATAGGGTCATCTCGCTGCAATACCAGGCCATGCACAAAATGGCCGAGAAATCCTCCTGCGTCATCATCGGACGCAGCGCGAACTATCTGCTGCACGACAGAGACGATCTGATCAACATCTTCATCTATGCGCCGGAAGAGGACCGAATCCGCGCGGTGATGGAGCATCAGTCGGTAAGCGAAGCCAAGGCGCGCGAAATCATCAGCTATAACGACGAGCGCAACCGCAGCAGGCATCAGTACATCACCGGCACGAATCGCGGCGATCGCAGCCAGCGTGATCTGCTGATCAACAGCAGCATGCTGGGCTGGGAGAAAACCTGCCAATACCTGCTGCTTCTGGTGGAAATGATGAACGAATAA